A single region of the Carassius gibelio isolate Cgi1373 ecotype wild population from Czech Republic chromosome A14, carGib1.2-hapl.c, whole genome shotgun sequence genome encodes:
- the LOC128027640 gene encoding glutamate receptor 2 isoform X1: MQQFKNLAICLICLLCGLTTGGSPSVQIGGLFPRGADQEYSAFRIGMVQFGSAEFRLTPHIDNLEVANSFAVTNCFCSQFSRGVYAIFGFYDKKSVNTITSFCGTLHVSFITPSFPLDGNQQFIIQMRPDIKGPLLSLIEYYKWDKFAYLYDSDRGLTTLQVVLDTAAEKKWQVTAINVGNMKDEKKDEAYRSLFQDLENKKERRVILDCEQDKVKDIMEQVITIGRHVKGYHYIIANLGFVDGDLSKIQYGGANVSGFQIVDFDDPLVSKFDQRWEALEEKEYPGADSKIRYTSALTYDAVQVMTEAFRYLHKQRIDISRRANTGDCLANPAVPWAQGVEIERALKQVRVDGLTGNIQFDQYGKRVNYTVNVMELKSNGPVKIGYWNEVDKMVVTKSDLFPNDTMGLENKTVIVTTILEAPYVMLKKNADLFVDNERYEGYCVDLAAEIAKHCGFKYQLKIVGDGKYGARDAETKIWNGMVGELVYGKADIAVAPLTITLVREEVIDFSKPFMSLGISIMIKKPQKSKPGVFSFLDPLAYEIWMCIVFAYIGVSVVLFLVSRFSPYEWHTEEYEDGQIQTNESTNEFGIFNSLWFSLGAFMRQGCDISPRSLSGRIVGGVWWFFTLIIISSYTANLAAFLTVERMVSPIESAEDLAKQTEIAYGTLDSGSTKEFFRRSKIALFDKMWTYMKSAEPSVFVKTTAEGVMRVRKSKGKYAYLLESTMNEYIEQRKPCDTMKVGGNLDSKGYGIATPKGSSLRTPVNLAVLKLSEQGTLDKLKNKWWYDKGECGSKDSGSKEKTSALSLSNVAGVFYILVGGLGLAMLVALVEFCYKSRAEAKRMKMTFSDAMRSKARVSITGSTGENGRVMSPEFPKSVHAVPFVRPGVGMNVSLTDLS, translated from the exons tctgttctCAGTTCTCAAGAGGAGTTTATGCTATTTTTGGATTTTATGACAAAAAGTCTGTCAACACAATAACATCGTTCTGCGGGACACTTCACGTCTCTTTCATCACACCAAGCTTTCCCTTGGATGGAAATCAGCAGTTTATCATTCAGATGCGACCAGACATCAAAGGACCTCTCCTGAGTCTCATTGAGTACTACAAATGGGACAAGTTTGCCTACCTGTACGACAGTGACCGAG GACTTACTACACTCCAAGTTGTGCTGGACACAGCAGCAGAGAAGAAATGGCAGGTGACCGCCATCAATGTGGGCAACATGAAGGATGAGAAAAAGGATGAAGCATATCGCTCACTCTTCCAGGACCTAGAAAACAAGAAGGAGCGGAGAGTCATCCTTGACTGTGAACAGGACAAAGTTAAAGATATCATGGAACAG GTCATAACTATTGGCAGGCATGTGAAAGGATATCACTACATCATAGCAAACCTG ggttttgtGGATGGAGATCTTTCAAAAATCCAATACGGTGGAGCCAATGTGTCAGGCTTTCAGATTGTGGATTTCGATGACCCCCTGGTATCTAAATTTGACCAGCGCTGGGAAGCCCTGGAGGAAAAAGAATATCCTGGAGCTGACAGCAAGATACGG TACACTTCAGCACTGACGTATGACGCAGTTCAGGTGATGACTGAGGCCTTCCGTTACCTGCACAAACAGCGAATTGACATATCCCGCAGAGCTAACACTGGGGACTGTCTGGCCAATCCTGCTGTACCATGGGCACAAGGGGTGGAGATTGAGCGTGCTCTAAAACAG GTGAGAGTTGACGGTCTCACTGGTAACATTCAGTTTGACCAGTATGGAAAGAGGGTAAATTACACCGTCAATGTCATGGAACTGAAAAGCAACGGTCCAGTTAAG ATTGGCTATTGGAATGAAGTTGATAAAATGGTTGTGACAAAGTCTGATCTCTTCCCAAATGATACAATGGGGCTTGAAAACAAGACTGTGATTGTCACCACTATTCTA GAAGCGCCGTATGTAATGCTAAAGAAGAATGCTGACCTTTTTGTGGATAATGAAAGATATGAGGGGTACTGTGTGGACTTGGCAGCTGAAATAGCAAAACATTGTGGATTTAAATATCAGCTGAAAATAGTTGGAGATGGCAAATATGGAGCCAGAGATGCAGAGACGAAGATCTGGAATGGAATGGTTGGAGAGTTGGTTTATGGG AAAGCTGACATAGCAGTGGCTCCACTGACTATCACTTTAGTCAGAGAAGAAGTCATTGACTTCTCAAAGCCATTCATGAGTTTGGGCATCTCCATCATGATCAAGAAGCCTCAGAAATCCAAGCCTGGGGTTTTCTCATTCCTGGACCCTCTGGCCTATGAGATCTGGATGTGTATCGTGTTTGCCTACATCGGTGTAAGCGTGGTGCTTTTCCTGGTCAGTCGTTTCAGTCCATATGAGTGGCACACAGAGGAATATGAGGATGGCCAGATACAAACCAATGAATCAACCAACGAGTTTGGGATTTTCAACAGCCTTTGGTTCTCCCTTGGAGCCTTCATGAGACAAGGCTGTGATATTTCACCAAG GTCTCTTTCTGGCCGCATAGTTGGAGGAGTCTGGTGGTTTTTCACCCTGATCATAATTTCATCCTACACGGCTAACTTGGCTGCCTTCCTAACAGTGGAGAGGATGGTGTCTCCAATTGAGAGTGCAGAGGACTTAGCAAAGCAAACAGAGATTGCTTATGGAACTTTAGACTCTGGTTCAACAAAAGAGTTTTTCAGA CGTTCCAAAATCGCTCTTTTTGACAAAATGTGGACGTATATGAAAAGTGCAGAGCCCTCTGTATTTGTGAAGACGACAGCAGAAGGTGTAATGCGGGTGAGGAAGTCCAAGGGGAAGTATGCATACCTCCTGGAGTCCACCATGAATGAGTACATCGAGCAGCGCAAACCTTGTGACACTATGAAGGTCGGAGGAAACCTGGACTCCAAAGGCTACGGCATCGCCACCCCCAAAGGATCCTCATTAAG AACGCCAGTAAACCTTGCAGTATTGAAACTCAGTGAGCAAGGCACCTTAGACAAGCTGAAAAACAAATGGTGGTACGATAAAGGTGAATGTGGATCCAAGGACTCTGGAAGTAAG GAGAAGACCAGTGCTCTTAGCCTGAGCAATGTGGCTGGAGTCTTCTACATCCTGGTGGGCGGCCTGGGCCTGGCCATGCTGGTGGCCTTGGTCGAGTTCTGTTACAAGTCCCGAGCCGAGGCCAAGCGCATGAAG ATGACCTTTTCGGATGCTATGAGGAGCAAAGCGAGGGTGTCTATTACTGGGAGTACTGGCGAGAATGGACGTGTGATGAGTCCTGAGTTCCCCAAATCAGTACATGCGGTGCCCTTTGTTAGACCTGGTGTGGGAATGAACGTTAGTCTGACTGATCTCTCCTGA
- the LOC128027640 gene encoding glutamate receptor 2 isoform X2, with protein sequence MQQFKNLAICLICLLCGLTTGGSPSVQIGGLFPRGADQEYSAFRIGMVQFGSAEFRLTPHIDNLEVANSFAVTNCFCSQFSRGVYAIFGFYDKKSVNTITSFCGTLHVSFITPSFPLDGNQQFIIQMRPDIKGPLLSLIEYYKWDKFAYLYDSDRGLTTLQVVLDTAAEKKWQVTAINVGNMKDEKKDEAYRSLFQDLENKKERRVILDCEQDKVKDIMEQVITIGRHVKGYHYIIANLGFVDGDLSKIQYGGANVSGFQIVDFDDPLVSKFDQRWEALEEKEYPGADSKIRYTSALTYDAVQVMTEAFRYLHKQRIDISRRANTGDCLANPAVPWAQGVEIERALKQVRVDGLTGNIQFDQYGKRVNYTVNVMELKSNGPVKIGYWNEVDKMVVTKSDLFPNDTMGLENKTVIVTTILEAPYVMLKKNADLFVDNERYEGYCVDLAAEIAKHCGFKYQLKIVGDGKYGARDAETKIWNGMVGELVYGKADIAVAPLTITLVREEVIDFSKPFMSLGISIMIKKPQKSKPGVFSFLDPLAYEIWMCIVFAYIGVSVVLFLVSRFSPYEWHTEEYEDGQIQTNESTNEFGIFNSLWFSLGAFMRQGCDISPRSLSGRIVGGVWWFFTLIIISSYTANLAAFLTVERMVSPIESAEDLAKQTEIAYGTLDSGSTKEFFRRSKIALFDKMWTYMKSAEPSVFVKTTAEGVMRVRKSKGKYAYLLESTMNEYIEQRKPCDTMKVGGNLDSKGYGIATPKGSSLRNAVNLAVLKLNEQGLLDKLKNKWWYDKGECGSGGGDSKEKTSALSLSNVAGVFYILVGGLGLAMLVALVEFCYKSRAEAKRMKMTFSDAMRSKARVSITGSTGENGRVMSPEFPKSVHAVPFVRPGVGMNVSLTDLS encoded by the exons tctgttctCAGTTCTCAAGAGGAGTTTATGCTATTTTTGGATTTTATGACAAAAAGTCTGTCAACACAATAACATCGTTCTGCGGGACACTTCACGTCTCTTTCATCACACCAAGCTTTCCCTTGGATGGAAATCAGCAGTTTATCATTCAGATGCGACCAGACATCAAAGGACCTCTCCTGAGTCTCATTGAGTACTACAAATGGGACAAGTTTGCCTACCTGTACGACAGTGACCGAG GACTTACTACACTCCAAGTTGTGCTGGACACAGCAGCAGAGAAGAAATGGCAGGTGACCGCCATCAATGTGGGCAACATGAAGGATGAGAAAAAGGATGAAGCATATCGCTCACTCTTCCAGGACCTAGAAAACAAGAAGGAGCGGAGAGTCATCCTTGACTGTGAACAGGACAAAGTTAAAGATATCATGGAACAG GTCATAACTATTGGCAGGCATGTGAAAGGATATCACTACATCATAGCAAACCTG ggttttgtGGATGGAGATCTTTCAAAAATCCAATACGGTGGAGCCAATGTGTCAGGCTTTCAGATTGTGGATTTCGATGACCCCCTGGTATCTAAATTTGACCAGCGCTGGGAAGCCCTGGAGGAAAAAGAATATCCTGGAGCTGACAGCAAGATACGG TACACTTCAGCACTGACGTATGACGCAGTTCAGGTGATGACTGAGGCCTTCCGTTACCTGCACAAACAGCGAATTGACATATCCCGCAGAGCTAACACTGGGGACTGTCTGGCCAATCCTGCTGTACCATGGGCACAAGGGGTGGAGATTGAGCGTGCTCTAAAACAG GTGAGAGTTGACGGTCTCACTGGTAACATTCAGTTTGACCAGTATGGAAAGAGGGTAAATTACACCGTCAATGTCATGGAACTGAAAAGCAACGGTCCAGTTAAG ATTGGCTATTGGAATGAAGTTGATAAAATGGTTGTGACAAAGTCTGATCTCTTCCCAAATGATACAATGGGGCTTGAAAACAAGACTGTGATTGTCACCACTATTCTA GAAGCGCCGTATGTAATGCTAAAGAAGAATGCTGACCTTTTTGTGGATAATGAAAGATATGAGGGGTACTGTGTGGACTTGGCAGCTGAAATAGCAAAACATTGTGGATTTAAATATCAGCTGAAAATAGTTGGAGATGGCAAATATGGAGCCAGAGATGCAGAGACGAAGATCTGGAATGGAATGGTTGGAGAGTTGGTTTATGGG AAAGCTGACATAGCAGTGGCTCCACTGACTATCACTTTAGTCAGAGAAGAAGTCATTGACTTCTCAAAGCCATTCATGAGTTTGGGCATCTCCATCATGATCAAGAAGCCTCAGAAATCCAAGCCTGGGGTTTTCTCATTCCTGGACCCTCTGGCCTATGAGATCTGGATGTGTATCGTGTTTGCCTACATCGGTGTAAGCGTGGTGCTTTTCCTGGTCAGTCGTTTCAGTCCATATGAGTGGCACACAGAGGAATATGAGGATGGCCAGATACAAACCAATGAATCAACCAACGAGTTTGGGATTTTCAACAGCCTTTGGTTCTCCCTTGGAGCCTTCATGAGACAAGGCTGTGATATTTCACCAAG GTCTCTTTCTGGCCGCATAGTTGGAGGAGTCTGGTGGTTTTTCACCCTGATCATAATTTCATCCTACACGGCTAACTTGGCTGCCTTCCTAACAGTGGAGAGGATGGTGTCTCCAATTGAGAGTGCAGAGGACTTAGCAAAGCAAACAGAGATTGCTTATGGAACTTTAGACTCTGGTTCAACAAAAGAGTTTTTCAGA CGTTCCAAAATCGCTCTTTTTGACAAAATGTGGACGTATATGAAAAGTGCAGAGCCCTCTGTATTTGTGAAGACGACAGCAGAAGGTGTAATGCGGGTGAGGAAGTCCAAGGGGAAGTATGCATACCTCCTGGAGTCCACCATGAATGAGTACATCGAGCAGCGCAAACCTTGTGACACTATGAAGGTCGGAGGAAACCTGGACTCCAAAGGCTACGGCATCGCCACCCCCAAAGGATCCTCATTAAG AAATGCGGTTAACCTCGCAGTACTAAAACTGAATGAACAAGGCCTGTTGGacaaattgaaaaacaaatggtGGTACGACAAGGGAGAGTGCGGCAGCGGGGGAGGTGATTCCAAG GAGAAGACCAGTGCTCTTAGCCTGAGCAATGTGGCTGGAGTCTTCTACATCCTGGTGGGCGGCCTGGGCCTGGCCATGCTGGTGGCCTTGGTCGAGTTCTGTTACAAGTCCCGAGCCGAGGCCAAGCGCATGAAG ATGACCTTTTCGGATGCTATGAGGAGCAAAGCGAGGGTGTCTATTACTGGGAGTACTGGCGAGAATGGACGTGTGATGAGTCCTGAGTTCCCCAAATCAGTACATGCGGTGCCCTTTGTTAGACCTGGTGTGGGAATGAACGTTAGTCTGACTGATCTCTCCTGA
- the LOC128027640 gene encoding glutamate receptor 2 isoform X5, with translation MQQFKNLAICLICLLCGLTTGGSPSVQIGGLFPRGADQEYSAFRIGMVQFGSAEFRLTPHIDNLEVANSFAVTNCFCSQFSRGVYAIFGFYDKKSVNTITSFCGTLHVSFITPSFPLDGNQQFIIQMRPDIKGPLLSLIEYYKWDKFAYLYDSDRGLTTLQVVLDTAAEKKWQVTAINVGNMKDEKKDEAYRSLFQDLENKKERRVILDCEQDKVKDIMEQVITIGRHVKGYHYIIANLGFVDGDLSKIQYGGANVSGFQIVDFDDPLVSKFDQRWEALEEKEYPGADSKIRYTSALTYDAVQVMTEAFRYLHKQRIDISRRANTGDCLANPAVPWAQGVEIERALKQVRVDGLTGNIQFDQYGKRVNYTVNVMELKSNGPVKIGYWNEVDKMVVTKSDLFPNDTMGLENKTVIVTTILEAPYVMLKKNADLFVDNERYEGYCVDLAAEIAKHCGFKYQLKIVGDGKYGARDAETKIWNGMVGELVYGKADIAVAPLTITLVREEVIDFSKPFMSLGISIMIKKPQKSKPGVFSFLDPLAYEIWMCIVFAYIGVSVVLFLVSRFSPYEWHTEEYEDGQIQTNESTNEFGIFNSLWFSLGAFMRQGCDISPRSLSGRIVGGVWWFFTLIIISSYTANLAAFLTVERMVSPIESAEDLAKQTEIAYGTLDSGSTKEFFRRSKIALFDKMWTYMKSAEPSVFVKTTAEGVMRVRKSKGKYAYLLESTMNEYIEQRKPCDTMKVGGNLDSKGYGIATPKGSSLRNAVNLAVLKLNEQGLLDKLKNKWWYDKGECGSGGGDSKEKTSALSLSNVAGVFYILVGGLGLAMLVALVEFCYKSRAEAKRMKVAKNAQNINPTSSQNSQNFATYKEGYNMTFSDAMRSKARVSITGSTGENGRVMSPEFPKSVHAVPFVRPGVGMNVSLTDLS, from the exons tctgttctCAGTTCTCAAGAGGAGTTTATGCTATTTTTGGATTTTATGACAAAAAGTCTGTCAACACAATAACATCGTTCTGCGGGACACTTCACGTCTCTTTCATCACACCAAGCTTTCCCTTGGATGGAAATCAGCAGTTTATCATTCAGATGCGACCAGACATCAAAGGACCTCTCCTGAGTCTCATTGAGTACTACAAATGGGACAAGTTTGCCTACCTGTACGACAGTGACCGAG GACTTACTACACTCCAAGTTGTGCTGGACACAGCAGCAGAGAAGAAATGGCAGGTGACCGCCATCAATGTGGGCAACATGAAGGATGAGAAAAAGGATGAAGCATATCGCTCACTCTTCCAGGACCTAGAAAACAAGAAGGAGCGGAGAGTCATCCTTGACTGTGAACAGGACAAAGTTAAAGATATCATGGAACAG GTCATAACTATTGGCAGGCATGTGAAAGGATATCACTACATCATAGCAAACCTG ggttttgtGGATGGAGATCTTTCAAAAATCCAATACGGTGGAGCCAATGTGTCAGGCTTTCAGATTGTGGATTTCGATGACCCCCTGGTATCTAAATTTGACCAGCGCTGGGAAGCCCTGGAGGAAAAAGAATATCCTGGAGCTGACAGCAAGATACGG TACACTTCAGCACTGACGTATGACGCAGTTCAGGTGATGACTGAGGCCTTCCGTTACCTGCACAAACAGCGAATTGACATATCCCGCAGAGCTAACACTGGGGACTGTCTGGCCAATCCTGCTGTACCATGGGCACAAGGGGTGGAGATTGAGCGTGCTCTAAAACAG GTGAGAGTTGACGGTCTCACTGGTAACATTCAGTTTGACCAGTATGGAAAGAGGGTAAATTACACCGTCAATGTCATGGAACTGAAAAGCAACGGTCCAGTTAAG ATTGGCTATTGGAATGAAGTTGATAAAATGGTTGTGACAAAGTCTGATCTCTTCCCAAATGATACAATGGGGCTTGAAAACAAGACTGTGATTGTCACCACTATTCTA GAAGCGCCGTATGTAATGCTAAAGAAGAATGCTGACCTTTTTGTGGATAATGAAAGATATGAGGGGTACTGTGTGGACTTGGCAGCTGAAATAGCAAAACATTGTGGATTTAAATATCAGCTGAAAATAGTTGGAGATGGCAAATATGGAGCCAGAGATGCAGAGACGAAGATCTGGAATGGAATGGTTGGAGAGTTGGTTTATGGG AAAGCTGACATAGCAGTGGCTCCACTGACTATCACTTTAGTCAGAGAAGAAGTCATTGACTTCTCAAAGCCATTCATGAGTTTGGGCATCTCCATCATGATCAAGAAGCCTCAGAAATCCAAGCCTGGGGTTTTCTCATTCCTGGACCCTCTGGCCTATGAGATCTGGATGTGTATCGTGTTTGCCTACATCGGTGTAAGCGTGGTGCTTTTCCTGGTCAGTCGTTTCAGTCCATATGAGTGGCACACAGAGGAATATGAGGATGGCCAGATACAAACCAATGAATCAACCAACGAGTTTGGGATTTTCAACAGCCTTTGGTTCTCCCTTGGAGCCTTCATGAGACAAGGCTGTGATATTTCACCAAG GTCTCTTTCTGGCCGCATAGTTGGAGGAGTCTGGTGGTTTTTCACCCTGATCATAATTTCATCCTACACGGCTAACTTGGCTGCCTTCCTAACAGTGGAGAGGATGGTGTCTCCAATTGAGAGTGCAGAGGACTTAGCAAAGCAAACAGAGATTGCTTATGGAACTTTAGACTCTGGTTCAACAAAAGAGTTTTTCAGA CGTTCCAAAATCGCTCTTTTTGACAAAATGTGGACGTATATGAAAAGTGCAGAGCCCTCTGTATTTGTGAAGACGACAGCAGAAGGTGTAATGCGGGTGAGGAAGTCCAAGGGGAAGTATGCATACCTCCTGGAGTCCACCATGAATGAGTACATCGAGCAGCGCAAACCTTGTGACACTATGAAGGTCGGAGGAAACCTGGACTCCAAAGGCTACGGCATCGCCACCCCCAAAGGATCCTCATTAAG AAATGCGGTTAACCTCGCAGTACTAAAACTGAATGAACAAGGCCTGTTGGacaaattgaaaaacaaatggtGGTACGACAAGGGAGAGTGCGGCAGCGGGGGAGGTGATTCCAAG GAGAAGACCAGTGCTCTTAGCCTGAGCAATGTGGCTGGAGTCTTCTACATCCTGGTGGGCGGCCTGGGCCTGGCCATGCTGGTGGCCTTGGTCGAGTTCTGTTACAAGTCCCGAGCCGAGGCCAAGCGCATGAAGGTGGCAAAGAATGCACAGAATATTAATCCCACTTCCTCGCAGAATTCACAGAATTTTGCCACTTATAAGGAAGGGTACAAC ATGACCTTTTCGGATGCTATGAGGAGCAAAGCGAGGGTGTCTATTACTGGGAGTACTGGCGAGAATGGACGTGTGATGAGTCCTGAGTTCCCCAAATCAGTACATGCGGTGCCCTTTGTTAGACCTGGTGTGGGAATGAACGTTAGTCTGACTGATCTCTCCTGA
- the LOC128027640 gene encoding glutamate receptor 2 isoform X4 encodes MQQFKNLAICLICLLCGLTTGGSPSVQIGGLFPRGADQEYSAFRIGMVQFGSAEFRLTPHIDNLEVANSFAVTNCFCSQFSRGVYAIFGFYDKKSVNTITSFCGTLHVSFITPSFPLDGNQQFIIQMRPDIKGPLLSLIEYYKWDKFAYLYDSDRGLTTLQVVLDTAAEKKWQVTAINVGNMKDEKKDEAYRSLFQDLENKKERRVILDCEQDKVKDIMEQVITIGRHVKGYHYIIANLGFVDGDLSKIQYGGANVSGFQIVDFDDPLVSKFDQRWEALEEKEYPGADSKIRYTSALTYDAVQVMTEAFRYLHKQRIDISRRANTGDCLANPAVPWAQGVEIERALKQVRVDGLTGNIQFDQYGKRVNYTVNVMELKSNGPVKIGYWNEVDKMVVTKSDLFPNDTMGLENKTVIVTTILEAPYVMLKKNADLFVDNERYEGYCVDLAAEIAKHCGFKYQLKIVGDGKYGARDAETKIWNGMVGELVYGKADIAVAPLTITLVREEVIDFSKPFMSLGISIMIKKPQKSKPGVFSFLDPLAYEIWMCIVFAYIGVSVVLFLVSRFSPYEWHTEEYEDGQIQTNESTNEFGIFNSLWFSLGAFMRQGCDISPRSLSGRIVGGVWWFFTLIIISSYTANLAAFLTVERMVSPIESAEDLAKQTEIAYGTLDSGSTKEFFRRSKIALFDKMWTYMKSAEPSVFVKTTAEGVMRVRKSKGKYAYLLESTMNEYIEQRKPCDTMKVGGNLDSKGYGIATPKGSSLRTPVNLAVLKLSEQGTLDKLKNKWWYDKGECGSKDSGSKEKTSALSLSNVAGVFYILVGGLGLAMLVALVEFCYKSRAEAKRMKVAKNAQNINPTSSQNSQNFATYKEGYNVYGIESVKI; translated from the exons tctgttctCAGTTCTCAAGAGGAGTTTATGCTATTTTTGGATTTTATGACAAAAAGTCTGTCAACACAATAACATCGTTCTGCGGGACACTTCACGTCTCTTTCATCACACCAAGCTTTCCCTTGGATGGAAATCAGCAGTTTATCATTCAGATGCGACCAGACATCAAAGGACCTCTCCTGAGTCTCATTGAGTACTACAAATGGGACAAGTTTGCCTACCTGTACGACAGTGACCGAG GACTTACTACACTCCAAGTTGTGCTGGACACAGCAGCAGAGAAGAAATGGCAGGTGACCGCCATCAATGTGGGCAACATGAAGGATGAGAAAAAGGATGAAGCATATCGCTCACTCTTCCAGGACCTAGAAAACAAGAAGGAGCGGAGAGTCATCCTTGACTGTGAACAGGACAAAGTTAAAGATATCATGGAACAG GTCATAACTATTGGCAGGCATGTGAAAGGATATCACTACATCATAGCAAACCTG ggttttgtGGATGGAGATCTTTCAAAAATCCAATACGGTGGAGCCAATGTGTCAGGCTTTCAGATTGTGGATTTCGATGACCCCCTGGTATCTAAATTTGACCAGCGCTGGGAAGCCCTGGAGGAAAAAGAATATCCTGGAGCTGACAGCAAGATACGG TACACTTCAGCACTGACGTATGACGCAGTTCAGGTGATGACTGAGGCCTTCCGTTACCTGCACAAACAGCGAATTGACATATCCCGCAGAGCTAACACTGGGGACTGTCTGGCCAATCCTGCTGTACCATGGGCACAAGGGGTGGAGATTGAGCGTGCTCTAAAACAG GTGAGAGTTGACGGTCTCACTGGTAACATTCAGTTTGACCAGTATGGAAAGAGGGTAAATTACACCGTCAATGTCATGGAACTGAAAAGCAACGGTCCAGTTAAG ATTGGCTATTGGAATGAAGTTGATAAAATGGTTGTGACAAAGTCTGATCTCTTCCCAAATGATACAATGGGGCTTGAAAACAAGACTGTGATTGTCACCACTATTCTA GAAGCGCCGTATGTAATGCTAAAGAAGAATGCTGACCTTTTTGTGGATAATGAAAGATATGAGGGGTACTGTGTGGACTTGGCAGCTGAAATAGCAAAACATTGTGGATTTAAATATCAGCTGAAAATAGTTGGAGATGGCAAATATGGAGCCAGAGATGCAGAGACGAAGATCTGGAATGGAATGGTTGGAGAGTTGGTTTATGGG AAAGCTGACATAGCAGTGGCTCCACTGACTATCACTTTAGTCAGAGAAGAAGTCATTGACTTCTCAAAGCCATTCATGAGTTTGGGCATCTCCATCATGATCAAGAAGCCTCAGAAATCCAAGCCTGGGGTTTTCTCATTCCTGGACCCTCTGGCCTATGAGATCTGGATGTGTATCGTGTTTGCCTACATCGGTGTAAGCGTGGTGCTTTTCCTGGTCAGTCGTTTCAGTCCATATGAGTGGCACACAGAGGAATATGAGGATGGCCAGATACAAACCAATGAATCAACCAACGAGTTTGGGATTTTCAACAGCCTTTGGTTCTCCCTTGGAGCCTTCATGAGACAAGGCTGTGATATTTCACCAAG GTCTCTTTCTGGCCGCATAGTTGGAGGAGTCTGGTGGTTTTTCACCCTGATCATAATTTCATCCTACACGGCTAACTTGGCTGCCTTCCTAACAGTGGAGAGGATGGTGTCTCCAATTGAGAGTGCAGAGGACTTAGCAAAGCAAACAGAGATTGCTTATGGAACTTTAGACTCTGGTTCAACAAAAGAGTTTTTCAGA CGTTCCAAAATCGCTCTTTTTGACAAAATGTGGACGTATATGAAAAGTGCAGAGCCCTCTGTATTTGTGAAGACGACAGCAGAAGGTGTAATGCGGGTGAGGAAGTCCAAGGGGAAGTATGCATACCTCCTGGAGTCCACCATGAATGAGTACATCGAGCAGCGCAAACCTTGTGACACTATGAAGGTCGGAGGAAACCTGGACTCCAAAGGCTACGGCATCGCCACCCCCAAAGGATCCTCATTAAG AACGCCAGTAAACCTTGCAGTATTGAAACTCAGTGAGCAAGGCACCTTAGACAAGCTGAAAAACAAATGGTGGTACGATAAAGGTGAATGTGGATCCAAGGACTCTGGAAGTAAG GAGAAGACCAGTGCTCTTAGCCTGAGCAATGTGGCTGGAGTCTTCTACATCCTGGTGGGCGGCCTGGGCCTGGCCATGCTGGTGGCCTTGGTCGAGTTCTGTTACAAGTCCCGAGCCGAGGCCAAGCGCATGAAGGTGGCAAAGAATGCACAGAATATTAATCCCACTTCCTCGCAGAATTCACAGAATTTTGCCACTTATAAGGAAGGGTACAACGTATATGGGATCGAAAGTGTAAAAATTTAA